A stretch of DNA from Carettochelys insculpta isolate YL-2023 chromosome 7, ASM3395843v1, whole genome shotgun sequence:
TGGTCATGGTCTCAAAGCTGGTGGATAATTTGATTTTCAATTTCCACGTCTCTCTTCATTGTAGAACCACTGCAAACCTATTTTCTCCCTCACCCACATGTGAGTTTATTTTGGGGTTTTACTCTTTGATGGAAGGAAGAATGAGATACCCCTTTCCCCATTTCAGGGGATTGTTAACagcactgtgaatcagctgtttcaAGGTGTTTGCCCAGGCTCATGTCTTTTCCACAGCTCTTAGGAAATCCCTTCTGTGATGTGGCCTAGTTCCACTGGGTTGGAGTGTAGGAGCCTTAAATGTTAATCTGttgttattgttttgttttagtgtAAGTTTATCacagccttcctctccccttTCCTCTGTTGTTAGAAATGAAACACATGCTGAGGAAGCTCAAACACAGTGAACAGATGATAGAAGATTCGGTGCTGATCGGCTGTTCAGATGATTGCCTGGCATACTTTGCCTTGGATCTAGGTTAGTGTTATGCCTCCATATATCTTACCTGTTGGCTGCTATATTTGTTCACTTAAATCTGCAATCACCTAATTAAATTACAATAAATTAaatcacctaggctatgtctacactagccaaaaacttcgaaatggccatgcaaatggccattttgaagtttactaatgaagcgctgaaatacgtattcagtgcctcattagcatgcgggcggccgcggcacttcgaaattgacacgactcaccgccacgcggctcgtccagaaggggctccttttcgaaaggaccccgcctacttcgaagtccccttattcccatctgctcataggaataaggggacttcgaagcaggcggggtcctttcgaaaaggagccccgtctagacgagctgcgtggcggcgagccgcgtcaatttcgaagtgccgcggccacccgcatgctaatgaggcactgaataggtatttcagcgcttcgttagtaaacttcgaaatggccatttgcatggccatttcgaagtttttggctagtgtagacacggccctaataaatcattttgttagtcttgaaagtgctacatgactgctggtttgtttgttaaATCTGCAAGTCAGGGAAGCCCTGCACACTGATGGAGATGCCATCTAGGCAGCACATTTAACCCTTGTTGCACGAGAAGTTGCCTCTGTAGGAAGTCCTGTCTCATCCTTGATGAGAAGTCCAGTGACTTCACTGGAGCCACTCTAGGGAATTCATATATAATGATATTACTTTTTGCTTTTAGTAAGGTTGTTATATTTGTAGGTCACCTCTTTTGAGGACTCTATTATTGCTGATGTAGTGTTATTACCTACTAACCTGACTCCATCACCAGCACCTCTATGGAATGTTCAGAAACTATGCACTTAATGGGCACAAGGAAGGGTGCGGGGGGGAGATAACTGAGTTTTCTGAATCCCACAGATTTATTCAATTCCAGGATCCTTGGAGAAATCTGTCATTGAATCTGAACTGAAGGGGTCATTTACTGAGTTATGGAAGGCTTTCTTTCAACTAGATGGGAAAGATGCATCCTTGTTGTCCTCGGTATGATATGAGATATTTCATGTATAGAAATTGTGATTGCTTGCACCAGCTCTCCCACTTGCaataattgttttttgtttttttttttattttaaatatattttgtggCAGTACCTAAGGACTTCACCACTTTGTAGGACACCGTGCCAggaactgtacaaacacatactAAATAACTGTCTGAAAGATAGGCTGTAACGGGTGGGTGAAACTGAagtgagcagctggggaaagaggacagAATAACAGTAAAATAAGTTGATTTAACATGGACTAGCTCTCTGCCCAGTTTGTAAATGCTACAAACCATTCAGTAGCAATAGGCACAATAATTGCCACTTGCCCCCTGCTTCACTGCTATCAGATGGCAGTTTTCTGTATGTAATTAATGTAAGGAAGGGATTTAAAGAGGATAAAGCAGCATTCCCACTGTGAGAGTCTCCTTTTAAAACTACTCCTCCTTGAGTCTGCAGATATTCTAATTTATTTCTGGAAGCTCTGTCAAAAGGCATGTGTGCTGACATGAGCTCCATCAGCCCATACATAGAAATAGCTCAGCCTTTCTGAaagcattcatagaatcataggacactagaactggaagggacctcaagaggtcgtcgagtccagttccctgccctcttggtaggaacACCCACCGTCTcgatcatccccgataggtgtctatttaacctgctcttaaatatttccagcagtgcagatttcacaacctccctaggtaacttattccagtgtcagcagttaagaagtttttcctaatgtctaatctaaacctcccttgctgcagtttaaacccattgctccttgccgtatcctcagaggccaaagagaacaatttttctccctcctccttgtagccctctttgaggtacttgaaaacttctatcatgtccccactaaatcttcttttttctaaactaaacaaacccagttctttcagtctttcctcatagctcatgttctttaggactttaatcattgttgttgctcttctctggaccttttccaatttctccacatctttcttgaaatgtggtacccagaactgggcacaatactcctaCTGAGACCCAATGAGCGCCaagtagagctgaagaatgacttctcatgtcttgctcacaacgcttCTTTTAAAACATCCCAGCATCATGTTAACTTTTCTGGCCACAGCAttacagtgttgactcatatttagcttgttgtccattatgatccctaagtccctttctgcagcactccttcatTGTGGTGCATCTACTGTATGGCAGGAAAAGGATCTGTTCTAGGGTTTTAGGCACAGTTCAGTTCCAGTTAGTGCTCCTATTCAATCTCACACACAGCAACCTCTTCTTCTAGACATGCTGTAAAGGACTGTAGTTTAGACTCAAAATGAGTAGCTTGAAATATGGTGTAGTTACAGCCACTTGTCAAGGCAGCTCCTTAATTTCATGCGCTCTTGCAGGGCTACCTGACCTGATGAAGTGTGATTTAATCCACAAGGATCATGCATGATAGGAAAGGGATGGCAAAGTATCGCTGAGGGAGGCATCCTATGTTCTGATGTTAACTGACTGTGTTGTTGTTTTGATGTTTATAGGCTCAGGCCCTTCTTCGCTGGCATGACACTCATCAGTACTGTAGCAAAACTGGACAGCCTACCCAGAAGAACCTAGCAGGGAGCAAGCGTGTTGGCTGTGCCAGTGGAATAATTTATTACCCACAGGTCAGCATCTGAATGGTGGGACAACTGACACATGATCACAGTGGTGACTAGCCAAAACTGTTGGACTTAATAGGAGGGAATTTTGTGAAACTGAAGAGCAAGAGCTTCTTATTTAGTTGTgaactttttctttatttttttgtcCAACGTTCCCTGAAATCATCTACATGGAGCAATAGTTTGTATTCTCATGTTACCCTTGGTTTCATGTACCAGTCAGTTTGTCTGAACTCTGGTTGTTGCTTTGCTGTCTAGATGTCCCCAGTGGTTATCACTTTGGTCTCTGATGGGAGCCGGTGCCTTCTTGCCCGTCAGGCAGCATTCCCAAAGGGGTTGTACAGTGCTCTGGCGGGCTTCTGTGATGTGGGTAAGGAAATGTCTGACTTGGTGGTTTGCACTCATATGCACAGCACTGTATTTGATAACAAGATTGTGCACTGCATGGTGGGAAACTTGAGTCTTGGAACCAGCCAGAGACCTGCAGCTCCCATATCAGTGGAGCTTATATCCAGAATTCTTGTTCTAGGAAAAGGGATGGATATTACCATGGATGGATATTGCTCATCCTGCTGCTGTGAAATTGCTGTTTATCTGAAGTGGGAAATGtaagccgatgcccaggtgccagctaaaggtctggtggggcaaaggggggtgatgccacaccagcagctacgctaagcagccagggcaggctgggttctttggtttgtgtttagttcgggtacagcagcaagaggaaaattacacttagagaggctttaacagttactttttatttatacaaagatagaaacaatttaactaagacaaatgattaaagtacaagttagtactcgcagtttctTAAAGGggaaaacaacacaatttaactttagaaaagttttagacaaactagctagcttaaactaatacaattaatgtgtacacaagaaaggcaagttgcaggtgtgattttcacccctgcctcttagacctggtggaaccagagtctttccctcaattcctataggaaagaagtgtaacacaggtgtaattcttacccctgcctcctagatccagtgtgacccagaatctttctctcaatcgcttgggaagaagtagatacgaaccaggcgtccccagtctcgggagttaattccagacctgaccagcaggtgtaggtgattgaaactcaaagcgggggtggtctgccaagcccctttatacagCTTTTCTCATgtatgcttcttcctggtctcaagtggccaattgggaggaatgttttgaaccccatgTTTCCAAGGGAAGGTGTAAGGCTTAATTCGCACCTGTGAactgtggacaattgggcacctttggaggtgatgggcggggttccccgttcttcctggggaagtgatcaaggcgtgtcaattactgagatcagccagaagggcggccattagctagcccattcactgtctggtttttgtgtatagtagagaggctgggcgagacagcacacctgcgttcccaggacatcaaaggctgcctgtctcccctgcttatttctctctctgtctctcccagtgcggggggagaagaagaaaaggccaaatggggggttcatgtctggctgcTGGAAAGGAGCTCTAAAAGGGGTAATCTCGTGAGATTCACAGCAGAAACTAAAGGAATTATAGTAGCATTTCTTTGTACAGAATAACTTACACTTACATATGGAAAACAAGTTATCTTCGGGGAGCACAAGCAACAGTTAGAATTACACAAAGGTAAAACTGCTATTTAAAAGGTGGCTAAAGATTTAGATGGCctttataggctacgtctacactagccccaaacttcgaaatggccacgcaaatggccatttcgaagtttactaatgaagcgctgaaatgcatattcagcgcttcattagcatgcgggtggccgcggcgcttcgaaattgatgccatgaacagatgggaataaggggactttgaagtaggcggggtcctttcgaaaaggagccctgtcgggatgagccgcgtggtggcaagctgcatcaatttcgaagcgccgtggccacccgcatgctaatgaagcgctgaatatgcatttcagcgctacattagtaaacttcgaaatggccatttgcgtggccatttcgaagtttggggctagtgtagacacggccagagtgtAGTGCTTCTGGTGATTGAGAAAGTGGCTTCAAAAATGGAAGGTCAGAGTAGCTTATTCTTTCTGTCTATGGTACATGCTAAAATGGCCCTCACCACCTTATTACTTGAGTGTCTTCAGTGTCTGGGAAAGGTACCAAAAAGCAAATTTGAAGGGGACTAAAGATAGTTGATGGATTTGGAAGTGTGACCTGATGCCCAAGCGCTCTCAGAATGACTCATCTTATAGATGCTGATACTACTTGGAAAGTTAAATCTAAAATTTCCCCCATTTTCCTGCAGTACTTACACTTCTCTATCCTTGGAAAACTCTGCTAGTGTTACCTTACCTGATGGGCGGGGGGGCCTGCCATGACTAACTTGAGTGTCTCCAGGTGAAACTCTGGAGGATACAGTTCGACGGGAGGTGGCAGAAGAGGTAGGATTGGAGGTGGAGTCTCTGTGGTATTCTGCTTCTCAGCACTGGCCCTTTCCCAGAAGCTCCCTAATGATAGCGTGTCATGCCCTGGTGCAGCCACAACAGACAAAGGTGAGCAGTTGCTATGATGTTATTACTTTATTTGCATGTTGAATTCTCATTTCAAACCATATTTGGGactgggagatatggttgccctttcTATGAGCACCAGTAATGCAAGCATGGAAATGGAATCGTGTGTACTGGCTAACTGGGACACCAGATGAAACCAAACAGCCACAAAATATTAGCTAGCAATTGATTCTACTGATGGCAGTTTTTTAATTTGGTGGCAACATGTGGCCAATGCATTGTCTCATAACAGATATTTAAAGTAAGAAGGCTGTCACTGTTTTGGaagtaagttttttaaaaaatcttaaagcAAATTCCATTTTACTGCAAGGTGTTAGACTCCTGGGATGTGAAGTTCATCCACTAACCAGGCAATGTATGGGCAATACATTGCTAGTTTCCCTCACCCGCCTTCTCAAGTCTGCTTCATAGCTGTGTAGTTCAGTCTCCTTTTCCATTGAAGCTTTAGCCTCTTTGCGGAGATTGCCTCCCTGGAAACAATTATGATGTGACCACCTGGTGTTAGCCAGATACTACTGATTCATTTCACATAAGCCACTGAACATCTTCACTTGCAGGATAAACTGGACTGTGCTTGTTTTTTAATTCCTGGTAACTGGGGCTTGCTTTAACTCCACTCTAGCCTTCCTTCCCCGTCACTTCCTAGTCTTGGCAAGGTGAGGAGAAGTCTATCTCACAGATACTCAGAGAACACACTGAAGCCCAGAATTAATTAGCCTTTCATAATATAAAGTTCTGTAGGTACAGGAATAATGAAGTCCTAGATAGCTAGTTTTATAGCCATTTACAGTCCTTTGTAtatattgaattttttttcccagatCAGCATGAACAAACTGGAATTGGAAGCAGCCGGGTGGTTCAGCCTAGAGGAGATAGTGGAAGCACTCAAACGGGGGCCTAAGCCTTTGAAACAAGAGGATGGGAGTTTCCTACTTTGCCTGCCACCCAAGTGGGCTATAGCCCACCAACTGATTCAAGAGTGGATTAAGCAGCAAGCTTCCACAGCTGCTTAGGCACACTCTAGCAAACCCTTATTTTAACAGGTGAAACAAATGAGGATGGGTTTTCACTTACAGTGAGGATCCAGCCAGAATATCTCATAAAACATCATATGTTCAGGCAGGCCAACAAGCACACACCCAATTTGCTGCCAACTCATCATCTACGCAAAGAACAATcagtgggtacatctacactagccaaaaacttcaaaattgccatgcaaatggccattttgaagtttactaatgaagcactgaaatacatattcagcgcctcattagcatgcgggcggccacggcacttcgaaattgacgcggctcgctgctgcgcagctcttccagatggggctccttttcgaaaggaccccgcctacttcgaagtccccttattcccatctgctcataggaataaatggacttcgaagtaggcagggtccttttgaaaaggagccctgtctggatgagctgcgtcggtgagccgcatcaatttcgaagtgctgcggtcgcccgcatgctaatgaggcactgaatatgtatttcagcacttcattagtaaactccaaaatggccatttgcatggccattttgaagtttttggctcgtgtagacatggccagttaGATGTAATACCACAAGTTCCAATAAATCTAAATAACTAATCCCCAAAAGCCCAGCCCACAAGCTGTGCTGTCAGACCAGCTACAAGCCTGCACAATAGATAGCGGAATGGTCAAACCCTACTACATGTATTTCCTACATCCCTCTTGGGATACAGAATTCTGCTTGTTTTTCTCTATTTTGCCCCCTTAGACATCTGAGATCCCACAGTAGAACCTCACTCTTTATGGGAGGACTAGTTGGGATTCTACTGATGACCTGTCAGTGTTGATCCTACTGCTGCCcttgctatttttctttttttgacaaaTTCTGAGACTAATGGAAGTACAAATCCCACTAAGTTCCTTCCTTCCATTGCTTCCCTGTCCGATCGAGTCTCCCACTATGCTCATCTTCATATAACCCCCCTGATTTCCTTTGTTCTTACGGGATTTAGCAGTTAAAAGTATCGTGAGGCCTTTCCTCTGTGCTGGGGACACTGCCTCTGCAGGTTTGTGTCCCAGGGAGCAAGATTTGGTGAGAAGCAGCAGAGGACAAAAACCTGCCTGAACCTTTAACTTGCTTGATGTTCTAGAAGAGCCCACAAGTCAAAACTAGGAATCACTGAGGGCCTGAGGAACCACATTTCTGCCACAGTCCGTGGGGCATCACACTTAACTCCATGCACTGCTTAGCTACAGAACATTTCTGGGGCTCAGAAACAGATCATCCACAAGGTTCAGGGGGGTTAGTGAGATACTTGTGCCCTTTGTACTGATGGAATAGCAAGTTATTACCCCGCTGGGAGCTCCACTGAAGCCTTGTCTGCTTCCTTGGGCAAGCAGAGACTAACAGCAGCCTACTAATGGAATTACCTCAGTTTCTGATTTGCttgtacaggttgcatctcccagTCCGAAACAAAGGAATTTACCAGACCAGGGGAAGTCCCCTACTTCTGGCTCTCTAGccttctgcccccttcccagtgCCAGTTCTACTTCCCACTAGGCTGGCTGCTCAACCATCAGCCTGCTTGTGCCCTGGCTGGGCTACtggaggctggccctggctgggctgccagaccCAATAGGCTTCCAACTTGGTAGGGCCACTGCCACGCCTGCCTCTGGACTCCTGGAATATCTGTGGACCAGAGACTAGAGAGTTCCACATTTGGGAGGTGTAACCTGTGTTTAAATGGGAAGAACTCAGGCTGGCTGCACCTTTTGCTTACTTAGTTGATTTCCTGGGAATACAGTTTCAAGGCTATTAGTATGGACACTGGGGCAGAGAAGTGCATTTTTAATCCTCACCAGCTGATTCGGCTTCTGGTCAAATCCTGCTAGCTACACCATATAGCAGgggtgtccaatagtaattcaaggattgccatagttgtggttgttgtccttccatatttgccatgccctccccctcctgcaggcccaggctcccccagggccccagctccaaataaatgccctcttccacccccttccctagagtcaggcacccccagatccctccccccccactcttAACTGaatgctctccccttccccaagagccaggcaccgcccccagagccaggcacacccctcccacacacagtgactcaccagagctgctgcaggaaccatgctggggcctgagccatggcagcaggaactgtgtggaggccagagcagtgcagaggcctgaggcaggagctgcaccagggccaaGGTGCACAGCACTAGGAGACGGGCTCCACAGCAGGGCCCGAGCTGTGCAGAGgcctgagctgcagcagccagagctgtacTGGGGCCCAAGCTGAGGCAGCAGgaggcacagcagctgctgccgccATGTTTGTCCCCCCAAGCAGTGGGGCGCATATGCAGAGCTGGTGGAGGGCACttgtgcatggctct
This window harbors:
- the NUDT13 gene encoding NAD(P)H pyrophosphatase NUDT13, mitochondrial isoform X2, whose amino-acid sequence is MIYHGAYRRALSLCCRLHSTYVRKMRYLFELKEDDAICRQAQNSGTFYLFHNLSPFLQKVGSKYLAPQIGVAEMKHMLRKLKHSEQMIEDSVLIGCSDDCLAYFALDLGSLEKSVIESELKGSFTELWKAFFQLDGKDASLLSSAQALLRWHDTHQYCSKTGQPTQKNLAGSKRVGCASGIIYYPQMSPVVITLVSDGSRCLLARQAAFPKGLYSALAGFCDVVLTLLYPWKTLLVLPYLMGGGACHD
- the NUDT13 gene encoding NAD(P)H pyrophosphatase NUDT13, mitochondrial isoform X1, translating into MIYHGAYRRALSLCCRLHSTYVRKMRYLFELKEDDAICRQAQNSGTFYLFHNLSPFLQKVGSKYLAPQIGVAEMKHMLRKLKHSEQMIEDSVLIGCSDDCLAYFALDLGSLEKSVIESELKGSFTELWKAFFQLDGKDASLLSSAQALLRWHDTHQYCSKTGQPTQKNLAGSKRVGCASGIIYYPQMSPVVITLVSDGSRCLLARQAAFPKGLYSALAGFCDVGETLEDTVRREVAEEVGLEVESLWYSASQHWPFPRSSLMIACHALVQPQQTKISMNKLELEAAGWFSLEEIVEALKRGPKPLKQEDGSFLLCLPPKWAIAHQLIQEWIKQQASTAA